In Arthrobacter sp. SLBN-83, one DNA window encodes the following:
- the fdh gene encoding formate dehydrogenase — translation MAPRSFLQWPVVRQLSTGDLLGRGPAVTSAKTKAIAPRTATADRVVQSVCPYCAVGCGQRVYVKDEKVVQIEGDPDSPISRGRLCPKGSASEQLVNSPGRQTRVLYRAPRSTEWEHLDLEKAIDMVADRFIESRRRTWQQEDDQGRLLRRTMGIASLGGATLDNEENYLIKKLFTAAGAVQTENQARIUHSATVPSLGASFGRGGATQSLQDMANADCIVIQGSNMAECHPVGYQWVAEAKARGAKVIHVDPRFTRTSAVSDKHIPIRAGSDVVLLGALINYVISNDLWFKEYVSAYTNAATLVHDDYRDAEDLGGLFSGFDPEKGAYDTSSWAYAEREDGAIDEPGPGSEHGANGTARATGHSYGSGGPPLEHAEVQRDDTLQDPRTVFQIVKRHYARYTAEMVQDMCGISVDDFEYLARTITENSGRDRTTCFAYAVGWTQHSLGTQFIRAAAILQLLLGNVGRPGSGIMALRGHASIQGSTDIPTLFNLLPGYLPMPSAGRHDSLEEYLSVIGSKQQKGYWANADAYTISLLKAWWGDAATADNDWAYDYIPRLTGAHGTYETVMGMLEDEVEGYFILGQNPAVGSAHGRMQRLGMSHLKWLVVRDLNLIESATWWKDGPEIESGELRTEDIETEVFFMPAATHVEKAGSFTQTQRLLQWRHQAVAPPGECQSELQFFFELGKRIREKLADSQDERDRPLLDLTWDYPTDEHGDPDAESVLAEINGRHLTGPDAGKPLSSYTEMQADGSTSGGCWIYTGVYADGFNHAANRKPGQEQGPAASEWGWAWPANRRILYNRASADPDGKPWSERKKYIWWDQEQGKWVGDDVPDFPVDRAPGSHPDPSVGGPAALSGDDPFIMQADGKGWLFAPKGLMDGPLPTHYEAQESPVANALYPQQQNPARLVFPRKDNLTAPSAGTSGSDVYPYVFTTYRLTEHHTAGGMSRWLPYLSELQPEMFCEVSPQLAAERGLEPYGWATIISARSAIEAKVLVTDRMAPLKVGGHTVHQIGLPYHWGVGSNAVVSGDAANDLLGVTLDPNVQIQESKVASCDIRPGRRPRGEDLLALVAEYQERAGVTTETGNRAVTDPAAEGIEPRPDKKGSAEGGKH, via the coding sequence ATGGCACCGCGAAGTTTTCTTCAATGGCCGGTCGTCCGTCAGCTGAGCACGGGCGACCTGCTGGGCCGTGGCCCAGCGGTCACATCGGCCAAGACCAAGGCAATAGCTCCCCGCACGGCCACAGCTGACCGTGTGGTGCAGAGCGTTTGTCCCTACTGCGCCGTCGGCTGCGGACAGCGCGTTTATGTGAAGGACGAAAAGGTAGTCCAGATCGAGGGCGATCCGGATTCACCCATTTCCCGCGGCCGGCTGTGCCCCAAAGGCTCTGCCAGCGAGCAGCTGGTCAATTCGCCGGGCCGGCAGACCAGGGTGCTCTACCGTGCGCCGCGTTCCACCGAGTGGGAACATCTGGACCTCGAAAAGGCCATCGATATGGTGGCTGACCGATTCATCGAGTCGCGCCGCAGGACCTGGCAGCAGGAAGACGACCAAGGCCGGCTGCTGCGCCGCACCATGGGCATCGCCTCGCTGGGCGGCGCAACACTGGACAACGAAGAGAACTACCTGATCAAGAAGCTCTTTACGGCTGCAGGGGCGGTGCAGACCGAGAACCAGGCCCGCATATGACACTCCGCCACGGTTCCCAGTTTGGGAGCCTCGTTTGGACGCGGTGGTGCAACGCAATCACTGCAGGACATGGCCAACGCCGACTGCATCGTCATCCAGGGTTCCAACATGGCCGAGTGCCACCCTGTGGGCTATCAGTGGGTGGCGGAGGCGAAGGCACGCGGAGCGAAGGTCATCCACGTCGATCCCCGCTTCACGCGCACGTCAGCGGTCTCGGATAAGCACATCCCCATTCGGGCCGGCTCGGATGTCGTGCTTCTTGGCGCGCTCATTAACTACGTCATCAGCAATGATCTCTGGTTCAAGGAGTACGTCAGCGCCTACACGAACGCTGCCACTTTGGTCCACGACGATTACCGCGATGCCGAGGATCTGGGCGGGCTGTTCTCCGGCTTCGATCCGGAGAAGGGTGCTTACGACACGTCGTCATGGGCATACGCCGAACGCGAGGACGGCGCCATCGACGAGCCCGGGCCGGGGTCGGAACACGGAGCCAATGGGACGGCGCGCGCTACAGGCCATTCGTATGGCAGCGGTGGCCCGCCCTTGGAGCATGCCGAAGTCCAGCGTGACGATACCCTCCAGGACCCACGCACCGTTTTCCAGATCGTGAAGCGGCACTACGCCCGTTACACGGCGGAGATGGTGCAGGACATGTGTGGCATCAGCGTGGACGACTTTGAGTACCTGGCGCGCACCATCACGGAGAACTCCGGACGCGACAGGACCACCTGTTTCGCGTATGCCGTCGGCTGGACCCAGCACTCGCTGGGCACGCAGTTCATCCGTGCCGCCGCCATCCTGCAGCTCCTGCTTGGAAACGTTGGACGTCCAGGGAGTGGAATCATGGCCCTGCGCGGACATGCCAGCATCCAGGGTTCCACCGACATCCCGACGCTGTTCAACTTGCTGCCCGGGTACCTGCCCATGCCTAGCGCGGGCCGCCATGACAGCCTCGAAGAGTATCTGTCCGTTATTGGGTCGAAGCAGCAAAAGGGTTACTGGGCTAACGCCGACGCCTACACCATCAGCCTTCTGAAGGCATGGTGGGGCGACGCCGCCACCGCGGACAACGACTGGGCCTACGACTACATTCCGAGGCTGACCGGAGCCCACGGTACGTACGAAACCGTTATGGGCATGCTCGAGGACGAGGTGGAGGGATACTTCATCCTCGGACAGAACCCCGCGGTTGGTTCGGCCCATGGCCGGATGCAGCGGCTGGGCATGTCGCACCTGAAGTGGCTTGTGGTTCGGGATTTGAACCTCATCGAATCCGCTACCTGGTGGAAAGACGGTCCGGAGATTGAATCGGGGGAGCTGCGCACCGAAGACATTGAGACCGAGGTGTTCTTCATGCCGGCAGCAACCCACGTGGAGAAAGCAGGATCCTTCACGCAAACCCAAAGGCTGCTGCAGTGGCGTCACCAGGCGGTCGCACCGCCAGGGGAGTGCCAAAGCGAACTGCAGTTCTTCTTCGAACTGGGCAAACGGATCCGGGAGAAACTCGCTGATTCCCAGGACGAGCGCGACCGTCCGCTGCTCGACCTGACATGGGACTATCCCACGGACGAACACGGCGATCCCGACGCCGAGTCGGTGCTTGCGGAGATCAACGGCCGTCACCTGACGGGTCCGGACGCCGGGAAACCCCTGTCCTCCTACACGGAGATGCAGGCCGACGGTTCCACGTCTGGCGGCTGCTGGATCTACACCGGTGTTTACGCTGACGGCTTCAACCATGCGGCCAACCGTAAGCCGGGCCAGGAACAGGGACCGGCGGCGTCGGAATGGGGCTGGGCTTGGCCGGCAAACCGCCGGATTCTCTACAACCGCGCCTCGGCCGACCCCGACGGTAAGCCGTGGAGCGAGCGGAAGAAATACATCTGGTGGGACCAGGAACAGGGTAAATGGGTCGGAGACGACGTGCCCGACTTCCCGGTTGACCGCGCTCCGGGCAGCCACCCCGACCCCTCGGTTGGTGGTCCAGCTGCCCTCAGCGGAGATGATCCCTTCATCATGCAGGCTGACGGCAAGGGCTGGCTGTTTGCGCCGAAGGGCCTCATGGACGGACCGTTGCCCACGCACTACGAGGCACAGGAATCACCGGTGGCCAATGCGCTGTACCCGCAGCAGCAGAACCCCGCGCGGCTGGTGTTCCCCCGCAAGGACAACCTGACTGCGCCCAGCGCAGGGACCAGTGGCTCCGACGTCTACCCTTACGTCTTCACCACGTACCGGCTGACCGAGCACCACACCGCGGGCGGAATGAGCCGCTGGCTTCCGTACCTGTCCGAGCTGCAACCGGAGATGTTCTGCGAGGTCTCGCCCCAGCTGGCGGCCGAACGGGGTCTGGAACCTTATGGCTGGGCCACGATCATTTCGGCGCGCTCCGCCATCGAGGCAAAAGTGTTGGTGACTGACCGCATGGCACCCCTCAAGGTTGGCGGCCACACGGTGCACCAGATCGGGCTGCCCTACCACTGGGGCGTCGGCAGCAATGCCGTCGTCAGCGGCGACGCCGCCAACGACCTGCTGGGGGTGACGCTGGATCCCAACGTCCAGATCCAGGAATCGAAGGTGGCGTCCTGTGACATCCGGCCGGGCCGCCGGCCCCGCGGGGAGGATCTGCTGGCCTT
- a CDS encoding TetR/AcrR family transcriptional regulator: MATKRRTRSVDRILEAAAGLFYESGIRGVGVDDVVAASGVSKSTLYTHFRTKDDLVAAYLARTDVAWLEQLQSAAQQAAQPRDQLVALFDALSEAFDRHGFFGCPFVSAGVEAALDSAARQATLIHVKRRNEWLLELSRDANATDPEHLAGHLGLLIDGALATGRLTQSRSVVDAAKSSARAAVLAQTPQPIRQKEHDNDI; the protein is encoded by the coding sequence ATGGCGACAAAGCGCCGCACCCGATCGGTGGACAGGATCCTGGAGGCAGCAGCAGGACTGTTCTATGAGTCCGGCATCCGCGGCGTGGGGGTGGACGACGTGGTGGCCGCATCCGGAGTCTCCAAGTCGACCCTGTACACCCACTTCCGGACTAAGGATGACCTCGTGGCTGCTTATCTGGCCCGCACGGATGTCGCCTGGCTTGAACAGTTACAGTCCGCAGCCCAACAGGCAGCCCAGCCCCGGGACCAGCTCGTGGCACTTTTTGACGCACTGTCCGAGGCGTTCGACCGGCACGGATTCTTCGGTTGCCCCTTCGTCAGCGCCGGCGTGGAGGCAGCCCTGGACTCGGCGGCCAGACAGGCCACGCTGATCCATGTCAAGCGCCGCAACGAGTGGCTCCTCGAACTGAGCCGGGACGCGAACGCCACCGACCCGGAACACCTTGCCGGCCATCTTGGGCTGCTGATCGACGGGGCGCTGGCCACCGGCAGGCTGACCCAGTCCCGCTCAGTAGTCGACGCAGCCAAATCGTCGGCCCGGGCAGCAGTCCTGGCCCAAACGCCCCAACCCATCCGCCAAAAGGAACACGATAATGACATATGA
- a CDS encoding NAD(P)H-dependent oxidoreductase, producing MTYEKPKTLVLLDHPDISQSRVNRALAAALKGAPDLAVRDLRRLYPDGRIDVAAERASVEAVENIVLQYPTHWYAPPAFLKTWLDEVLVRGWAYGTGGPGALAGKTLRVATSTGGNAEAYSPNGFHGWDYSDILIPLQATARRLGMQWLSPFVLHGVRDLTDEQLLGLAQDYRSMLGSASVPEPVS from the coding sequence ATGACATATGAAAAACCCAAAACCCTGGTCCTTCTCGACCATCCCGACATCAGCCAATCACGCGTAAATCGTGCCCTCGCTGCCGCTTTGAAAGGGGCACCCGATCTTGCCGTGCGTGACTTGCGGCGCCTGTATCCAGACGGCCGGATCGACGTCGCGGCTGAAAGGGCATCGGTGGAAGCGGTGGAGAACATTGTCCTGCAATATCCAACGCACTGGTACGCCCCGCCTGCATTCCTCAAAACCTGGCTCGATGAGGTACTTGTCCGCGGCTGGGCCTACGGCACCGGCGGGCCGGGGGCGCTTGCGGGCAAAACGCTCCGGGTTGCCACCAGCACAGGGGGTAACGCGGAGGCATACTCTCCGAACGGCTTCCATGGATGGGACTACAGTGACATCCTCATTCCCCTGCAGGCGACTGCCCGCCGGCTGGGGATGCAGTGGCTCAGCCCGTTCGTCCTGCACGGGGTACGCGACCTGACGGACGAGCAACTGCTCGGGCTGGCGCAGGACTACAGGAGTATGTTGGGGTCAGCTTCCGTTCCCGAGCCCGTGTCATGA
- a CDS encoding class I SAM-dependent methyltransferase, which produces MTEDEVLHAYAARAAEYESLLGSVEDMGELDRRRIERWAGGLEGPGLTGPVLDAGCGPGHWTHFLQGLGLDVSGVDLVPEFIRSARVRFPNVPFRVASLRALDLPDGHHAGVLAWYSLIHFAPTELPPAIMELRRVLQPKGRLLVGFFEGDSGEPFDHAVTTAYYWSVDEMSAMLQDAGFEVLDVESRQVPGRRPHAAIAAVAAVARSEKTS; this is translated from the coding sequence GTGACTGAAGACGAAGTCCTGCATGCCTACGCTGCCCGGGCTGCAGAGTACGAGAGCCTTCTTGGCTCCGTAGAGGACATGGGCGAGCTGGACCGCCGTCGTATCGAACGGTGGGCGGGGGGACTTGAAGGGCCCGGACTTACCGGACCAGTGCTCGACGCCGGCTGCGGCCCCGGGCACTGGACCCACTTTCTGCAGGGGCTGGGACTGGACGTCTCCGGTGTTGATCTCGTCCCTGAATTCATTCGGAGTGCCCGCGTCCGCTTCCCGAACGTGCCGTTCCGGGTGGCATCGCTTCGTGCCCTCGACCTGCCCGATGGCCACCACGCAGGCGTCCTGGCCTGGTATTCACTTATTCATTTCGCACCCACAGAACTGCCCCCTGCCATCATGGAGCTTCGCCGTGTCCTGCAGCCAAAGGGGCGCCTGCTTGTTGGCTTCTTCGAGGGCGATTCCGGCGAGCCCTTCGATCACGCGGTCACTACGGCGTATTACTGGTCTGTGGACGAAATGAGTGCGATGTTGCAGGACGCCGGCTTCGAGGTCCTGGACGTGGAGAGCCGGCAGGTCCCCGGCCGGCGGCCACACGCCGCCATCGCCGCGGTCGCCGCGGTCGCCCGGAGTGAGAAGACGAGCTGA
- a CDS encoding phosphotransferase yields MDTAVLEVEHCGRRYVVKTAGPANHHIGREIDAHESFLAIWAAKNRAPSLVKANRSLNLLVTEYLDGSLVEGGAAEYAPDTYLQAGQLLRAFHAQAVHVDPQYEEAATAKAMAWLDKPHRIEEAAAERARSILAAYRPEPVTAVPTHGDWQPRNWLISGTELRIIDFGRFGFRPSISDFCRLAAQQWLSGPELEDAFFEGYGSDPRESRLWNITMLREAVSTAAWAFQIGDPEFEEQGHRMLRDALACY; encoded by the coding sequence GTGGACACCGCAGTCCTGGAAGTGGAGCACTGTGGGCGCAGGTACGTGGTCAAGACTGCCGGGCCCGCCAACCATCACATCGGGCGTGAAATAGACGCACACGAATCCTTCCTCGCTATCTGGGCCGCCAAGAACAGGGCGCCCAGCCTCGTGAAGGCAAACCGATCGCTGAACCTCTTGGTGACGGAGTACCTGGACGGCTCCCTGGTGGAAGGAGGCGCCGCCGAATATGCCCCCGACACCTACCTGCAGGCCGGCCAGCTCCTCCGTGCGTTCCACGCCCAAGCGGTACATGTCGACCCGCAGTATGAGGAGGCAGCCACCGCCAAAGCGATGGCGTGGCTGGACAAGCCCCACCGCATCGAAGAAGCTGCCGCAGAAAGAGCGCGAAGCATTCTCGCTGCCTACCGGCCCGAGCCGGTCACCGCCGTCCCAACCCACGGCGACTGGCAACCACGCAACTGGCTGATAAGCGGAACCGAGCTCAGGATCATCGACTTTGGCCGGTTCGGGTTCAGGCCGTCCATCAGCGATTTCTGCCGCTTGGCCGCACAGCAGTGGCTGTCGGGCCCCGAGCTGGAGGATGCCTTCTTCGAGGGCTACGGTTCGGACCCACGAGAGAGCAGACTTTGGAACATAACCATGCTCCGCGAAGCTGTCTCCACCGCAGCCTGGGCGTTTCAGATTGGTGACCCTGAGTTTGAGGAACAAGGCCACCGGATGCTCCGGGATGCCCTCGCTTGCTACTGA
- a CDS encoding glucose 1-dehydrogenase has product MMRALAVTPGEKDSLHLREVPDPKTGEGQVLVEALAVGLCGTDSEIIAADYGEAPPGQDYLVLGHENLGRVLDASPDSGLAKGDLVVGIVRRPDPEPCKACAAGEWDMCLNGKYTEHGIKGLDGFARERWRADSDAMVKLDSSLQDVGVLLEPTTIVAKAWEQINRIGQRAFFDPHTAVVTGAGPVGLLAALLGVQQGLDVHVFDIVTDGPKPQLVRDLGATYHSEPLPDSGIKPNVLVECTGVTPVVLDALRCRAQDAITCLTGVSGTGKQTRVDVGALNREEVLMNGVVFGSVNANRRHYDAGAEALAKADPGWLRRLISRRVPLENFAQAFKHQPDDVKVVLDLTAGADGGNQQS; this is encoded by the coding sequence ATGATGCGTGCGCTGGCCGTTACACCTGGAGAAAAGGACTCACTGCACCTCCGGGAGGTTCCAGACCCCAAGACCGGCGAGGGCCAGGTACTGGTGGAGGCACTGGCCGTGGGCCTGTGCGGAACCGACAGTGAGATCATCGCCGCAGACTACGGGGAAGCGCCCCCGGGCCAGGACTATCTGGTGCTGGGCCACGAAAACCTCGGCCGGGTCCTCGACGCTTCCCCGGACTCCGGCTTGGCCAAAGGCGACCTGGTGGTGGGAATTGTCCGCCGGCCGGACCCCGAGCCATGCAAGGCCTGCGCCGCCGGGGAATGGGACATGTGCCTCAATGGCAAGTACACCGAGCACGGGATCAAAGGCCTGGACGGTTTCGCCCGGGAACGGTGGCGGGCAGACTCCGACGCGATGGTGAAACTGGATTCCAGCCTGCAGGATGTGGGCGTCCTGCTGGAACCCACCACCATCGTGGCCAAGGCGTGGGAGCAAATCAACCGGATCGGGCAGCGGGCATTTTTCGACCCCCACACCGCCGTCGTGACCGGAGCCGGCCCTGTGGGGCTGCTTGCAGCGCTCCTGGGAGTGCAGCAAGGCCTGGACGTCCATGTTTTCGACATCGTCACCGACGGTCCCAAGCCGCAGCTTGTTCGTGACCTTGGGGCCACCTACCACAGCGAACCCCTGCCGGATTCCGGCATTAAACCCAACGTCCTGGTTGAATGCACCGGCGTCACCCCCGTGGTCCTGGACGCACTTAGATGCCGGGCGCAGGATGCCATTACCTGCCTGACAGGCGTTTCCGGAACAGGCAAACAAACAAGGGTGGACGTGGGCGCGCTCAACCGCGAGGAAGTGCTGATGAACGGCGTGGTCTTTGGCAGCGTCAACGCGAACCGCCGCCATTACGACGCCGGCGCCGAGGCCCTTGCGAAGGCAGACCCTGGCTGGCTGCGCCGCCTCATCAGCCGCCGGGTTCCATTGGAAAACTTCGCGCAAGCCTTTAAACACCAACCCGACGACGTCAAGGTGGTCCTGGACCTGACGGCAGGAGCCGACGGGGGGAACCAGCAGTCATGA
- a CDS encoding aldose 1-epimerase family protein, with protein MNHQGGPQEGDSGHRFPSGQQYDIAFDRQSATLTEVGAALRVYSRDGQNLLDGYRPEDMCTGARGQSLIPWPNRIKGGGYAWEGRHLQLDLSEPDKGGAIHGLTRWRNWTVQQRTADSISFAYTLHACQGWPWVLDCRLDYQLDDGGLSVRTTVTNRSEEPCPFGTGAHPYLSLGLPGQVIDAGLVQVPGGTYLPVDERGIPTGHTRVDGTEYDLRELQQLSGRHIDVAYTDLVRGGDGRARVKLLRPDQSGGVELWVDETYPYLEIFTGDTLPQPDRRRSGLGVEPMTCAPDAFNSGEGLITLEPGQSHTGRWGIRPL; from the coding sequence ATGAACCATCAGGGTGGCCCTCAAGAAGGGGACAGTGGGCACAGGTTTCCATCAGGGCAGCAGTACGACATTGCCTTCGACCGCCAGAGCGCCACGCTGACCGAAGTCGGCGCTGCGTTGCGTGTGTACAGCCGGGACGGCCAGAACCTGCTGGACGGGTACAGGCCGGAGGACATGTGCACGGGAGCGCGGGGACAATCGCTGATCCCCTGGCCCAACCGGATCAAGGGTGGCGGCTACGCCTGGGAAGGCAGGCACCTCCAGCTGGACCTGAGCGAGCCGGACAAGGGAGGGGCAATCCACGGGCTGACACGGTGGCGGAATTGGACCGTCCAGCAACGTACCGCCGACTCCATTTCCTTCGCCTACACCCTTCATGCCTGCCAGGGCTGGCCCTGGGTGCTCGACTGCCGCCTGGACTACCAGCTCGACGACGGCGGGCTGAGCGTGCGCACCACAGTCACCAACCGTAGCGAGGAGCCGTGCCCCTTTGGGACTGGTGCGCACCCTTACCTGAGCCTGGGTCTACCAGGCCAGGTCATCGATGCGGGATTGGTCCAGGTGCCAGGCGGGACGTACCTGCCTGTAGACGAACGGGGGATCCCCACCGGCCATACGCGCGTGGATGGCACCGAGTACGACTTGCGTGAACTCCAGCAGCTCAGCGGTCGGCACATCGATGTGGCCTACACCGACCTTGTCCGCGGCGGCGACGGCCGGGCACGGGTGAAGCTCCTGCGTCCGGACCAATCCGGAGGCGTTGAGCTGTGGGTGGACGAGACCTATCCGTACCTGGAAATTTTCACGGGAGACACCCTCCCCCAGCCGGACCGCCGGCGTAGCGGACTGGGCGTCGAACCCATGACGTGCGCACCTGATGCCTTCAACTCCGGCGAGGGGCTGATCACCCTTGAGCCCGGGCAATCCCACACCGGCCGGTGGGGCATCAGGCCGCTCTAA
- a CDS encoding MarR family transcriptional regulator → MDTTAAPGGLTPPASREVEAVLAAADVLLRVVASSVAEVEDVVNTPQLRVLVRIHSLGPQNLGGVAAELGVHASNATRICDRLVAAGLLERREDPADRRYVRLELTADGHALVDSVLDHRRQAIGEVISRMPSGRRPALAAALEAFAAAAGGQGTSDGRFTLGARHVK, encoded by the coding sequence ATGGACACAACTGCCGCACCGGGCGGCCTCACACCGCCGGCAAGCCGGGAAGTAGAAGCCGTGCTCGCGGCCGCCGATGTACTGCTGCGGGTGGTAGCCAGTTCCGTGGCGGAAGTGGAGGACGTGGTGAACACCCCCCAGCTGCGGGTTCTGGTCCGCATCCACTCGCTTGGGCCCCAGAATCTGGGCGGGGTGGCCGCTGAGCTGGGGGTGCATGCATCCAACGCCACCCGGATCTGCGATCGGCTGGTAGCTGCCGGCCTGCTGGAACGGCGGGAGGACCCGGCAGACCGGCGGTACGTCCGGCTCGAGCTGACGGCGGATGGACATGCCCTGGTGGATTCTGTGCTGGACCACCGGCGGCAGGCGATTGGAGAGGTCATTTCGAGGATGCCCTCGGGTCGGCGTCCGGCGCTGGCTGCTGCGCTGGAGGCCTTTGCGGCCGCCGCCGGGGGCCAGGGCACCTCCGACGGCCGCTTTACATTGGGAGCCCGGCACGTGAAGTGA